The proteins below come from a single Chryseobacterium capnotolerans genomic window:
- a CDS encoding esterase-like activity of phytase family protein, with amino-acid sequence MKRILLSALMMAALWSCKDDDNNMNNPDINYSKLPQEFPFSKLATINGVDVINGGFGSGAAAHPTRKGEFYVITDRGPNTDYKSGKKFLAPNFTPTIMHFKINAEGKVEVIKYIKLKNPSGQPITGLPNPLGMGSTGEVAYDEAGNELGTDKYGLDSESIVAAPDGTFWVSDEYGPHIVHYNADGVEMERISPMGVNTGTRKLPAVLAKRRANRGMEGLCITPDGKTLVGTMQSMMLVPSKALATNTTLTRIVTFDIITGQTKQYIYKQDGGASDSVCDITALGNNEFLVIERDGNFGTQGGIKKVYRINLSDATDVTGTDLAAVDGMKVNGKALEQCTWDELTNAGIKPVTKKLAVDLVAKLGYEHDKFEGIVYLGNNKLAVFNDDDFGVVDDGSGNPKAKILPKTGKVDKGTMYIVDIQ; translated from the coding sequence ATGAAAAGAATACTATTATCTGCTTTGATGATGGCTGCATTGTGGTCATGCAAAGATGATGACAACAATATGAATAATCCAGATATTAATTATTCTAAACTTCCGCAGGAGTTTCCATTTTCAAAACTGGCAACAATAAATGGAGTAGATGTCATTAATGGTGGATTCGGATCCGGAGCGGCAGCTCATCCCACAAGAAAAGGTGAGTTTTATGTTATTACAGACCGTGGCCCCAATACCGATTATAAGAGCGGGAAGAAGTTTTTAGCACCTAATTTTACGCCTACTATTATGCATTTTAAAATTAATGCTGAAGGAAAGGTGGAAGTGATTAAATATATTAAACTTAAAAACCCATCCGGTCAGCCTATCACAGGGCTTCCAAACCCTTTAGGAATGGGAAGCACGGGTGAAGTAGCCTATGATGAAGCAGGAAATGAGTTGGGTACGGATAAATATGGTTTAGACAGTGAAAGCATTGTAGCGGCACCTGATGGTACATTCTGGGTTTCTGATGAATATGGTCCACATATAGTTCATTACAATGCAGATGGAGTGGAGATGGAAAGGATAAGCCCAATGGGTGTAAATACAGGAACTAGAAAATTACCCGCTGTTTTAGCAAAAAGAAGAGCGAACAGAGGAATGGAAGGGCTTTGCATTACTCCAGACGGAAAAACATTGGTAGGAACAATGCAATCGATGATGTTGGTTCCTTCAAAAGCTTTGGCAACTAATACGACTTTAACCAGAATTGTAACTTTCGATATTATTACAGGGCAAACGAAACAATATATTTATAAACAGGATGGCGGAGCTTCTGATTCGGTTTGTGATATTACAGCATTGGGGAATAATGAATTCCTTGTTATTGAAAGAGATGGTAACTTCGGAACACAGGGTGGAATTAAAAAGGTATACAGAATCAACCTAAGTGATGCAACAGATGTAACCGGAACTGATCTTGCGGCCGTAGACGGAATGAAAGTAAATGGAAAAGCTTTGGAGCAATGTACCTGGGATGAGCTTACCAACGCAGGAATTAAGCCTGTGACTAAAAAATTAGCTGTAGACCTTGTTGCAAAGCTTGGTTATGAACATGATAAATTTGAAGGAATTGTTTATTTAGGAAATAATAAACTGGCTGTTTTCAATGATGATGATTTTGGAGTAGTAGACGACGGAAGCGGAAACCCAAAAGCTAAAATCCTTCCTAAAACCGGGAAGGTTGACAAAGGAACTATGTATATAGTCGATATTCAATAA
- the tpiA gene encoding triose-phosphate isomerase produces the protein MRRKIVAGNWKMNKNVIDAQQLMIQLLSYKNNNATNCEVWIAPPSLYLMMAKDIFEKDEIGVFSQDMSEHESGAYTGEISADMLESIDATGSLIGHSERRQYHGETDSHCNRKVKLALDKGLTPIYCNGETLDQRKAGQHLEVVKNQTEVALFTLSAEEIKKVVIAYEPVWAIGTGETASPEQAQEIHAHIRNIIASKYGQEVANEVSILYGGSVKPDNAKEIFSQPDIDGGLIGGAALKLEDFSKIIEAFN, from the coding sequence ATGAGAAGAAAAATAGTTGCAGGCAACTGGAAAATGAACAAAAATGTAATTGATGCACAACAATTAATGATTCAATTGCTAAGCTATAAAAACAATAATGCAACGAACTGTGAGGTTTGGATTGCTCCACCATCTTTATATTTAATGATGGCTAAAGATATCTTTGAAAAGGATGAGATCGGAGTATTCTCTCAGGATATGAGTGAGCACGAAAGCGGTGCCTACACAGGAGAAATCTCTGCTGATATGTTGGAGTCTATAGACGCAACAGGTTCTTTGATCGGACACTCTGAAAGAAGACAATATCACGGAGAAACAGATTCTCACTGCAACAGAAAAGTAAAATTAGCTTTAGATAAAGGTCTTACTCCAATCTATTGTAACGGAGAAACTCTTGATCAAAGAAAAGCAGGACAGCACCTTGAGGTAGTAAAAAACCAAACTGAAGTAGCCCTTTTCACGCTTTCTGCTGAAGAGATCAAAAAAGTTGTAATCGCTTACGAACCGGTTTGGGCTATCGGAACAGGAGAAACAGCAAGTCCAGAGCAAGCTCAGGAAATTCACGCACACATCAGAAACATCATTGCTTCTAAATACGGGCAAGAGGTTGCTAATGAGGTTTCTATCCTTTACGGAGGTTCTGTGAAACCTGATAATGCGAAGGAAATCTTCTCTCAGCCTGATATTGACGGAGGTCTTATCGGAGGTGCTGCTTTGAAATTAGAGGATTTCTCTAAGATTATTGAGGCTTTCAACTAA
- a CDS encoding S9 family peptidase, whose translation MKKIYLGLLVMSASTFQSQKFPDLKAPVAEKQEHIREIHGDKVNDPYYWMIDYFKKGKDSTKVVDYLKAENTYWEGMMKDTEPFREKLFQEMKARIKEKDESVPVFKNGYYYYTRTEAGKQYFKYCRKKGSLTAPEEILLDVDQQAEGHSYYSASGFIISPDNTKMIYGVDDVSRRQYKLFLKDLSTGKTMDLGIKNTTGSATWANDNKTIFYTSKNPETLLTEKIFRHTLGTDSSKDALVYEEKDKTNYIGVGKSKNEKFIMIYSQATTSSETRYLDASDPNGTFKVFQPRIKDVLYDVTPLEDKFLITTNKDALNFKVVETPLNKTGVENWKDFIPHRKEVLMEGITEFKNYLVFSERQNGLSQLVIYDRKTGKKDFLKFDEAAYTVYPSGNPEYNTDNFRFGYTSMITPSSQYEQDLKTGKRNLLKQQEVLGGYNKDLYTTERLFATAKDGTQIPISIVYKKGLKKEGNNPLLLYAYGSYGSSMDATFSSTRLSLLDRGFAYAIAHIRGGQEMGRQWYEDGKMMKKKNTFTDFIDAGEYLVKEKYTSPKHLYAQGGSAGGLLMGAIANMSPSLWNGVISQVPFVDVVNTMLDTSIPLTTNEYDEWGNPNNKEAYFYMKSYSPYENIEKKNYPNLLVTTGLHDSQVQYFEPAKWVAKLRDMKTDKNVLLLKTDMDYGHGGASGRFDYLKDLALVYAFMFKLEGINK comes from the coding sequence ATGAAAAAAATTTATCTAGGACTATTAGTAATGAGTGCATCTACATTTCAATCTCAGAAATTTCCGGATTTGAAAGCTCCTGTTGCAGAAAAGCAGGAACACATCAGAGAGATTCATGGTGATAAGGTCAATGATCCTTATTACTGGATGATCGATTATTTTAAAAAAGGAAAAGATTCTACCAAAGTTGTTGATTATTTAAAGGCTGAAAACACCTATTGGGAAGGCATGATGAAAGATACAGAACCTTTCAGAGAAAAGCTTTTCCAGGAGATGAAAGCTCGAATTAAGGAAAAAGATGAGTCTGTCCCGGTTTTTAAAAACGGATATTATTATTACACCCGTACGGAAGCTGGAAAACAGTATTTTAAATATTGTAGAAAAAAAGGAAGCCTTACCGCCCCTGAAGAAATTCTTCTGGATGTAGATCAACAGGCTGAGGGTCATTCCTATTATTCTGCTTCAGGCTTCATTATCAGTCCGGATAATACGAAAATGATTTATGGTGTGGATGATGTATCCAGAAGACAGTATAAATTATTTTTAAAAGATTTGTCAACAGGAAAAACCATGGATCTGGGTATTAAAAACACAACAGGATCAGCCACATGGGCGAATGATAACAAAACAATATTTTATACATCAAAAAACCCGGAAACTCTTTTAACGGAAAAGATTTTCAGACATACCCTAGGAACTGATTCTTCAAAGGATGCCCTTGTATATGAGGAAAAGGATAAAACCAATTATATTGGGGTAGGAAAATCCAAGAATGAGAAATTCATCATGATCTATTCTCAGGCTACCACTTCTTCTGAAACCAGGTATCTTGATGCCAGTGACCCTAACGGAACATTCAAGGTATTTCAGCCTAGAATAAAGGATGTCCTGTATGATGTCACTCCACTGGAAGATAAATTTTTAATTACCACCAATAAGGATGCTCTTAACTTTAAGGTTGTAGAAACTCCTTTAAACAAAACAGGTGTTGAGAACTGGAAAGATTTTATACCTCACAGAAAAGAGGTTCTGATGGAAGGAATTACTGAGTTTAAGAATTATCTTGTGTTCAGTGAAAGACAAAACGGGCTTTCTCAGTTGGTAATTTATGACAGGAAAACAGGTAAAAAGGATTTTCTAAAATTTGATGAAGCTGCTTACACTGTTTATCCATCAGGAAATCCTGAGTATAACACGGATAATTTCCGCTTCGGATATACTTCCATGATTACCCCAAGTTCTCAGTATGAACAGGATTTAAAAACGGGTAAAAGAAATCTTTTGAAGCAACAGGAAGTTCTGGGTGGCTACAACAAAGATCTTTATACAACGGAAAGACTTTTTGCTACTGCAAAAGACGGAACCCAGATTCCAATATCTATTGTTTACAAAAAAGGATTGAAAAAAGAAGGAAACAATCCACTTCTTCTTTATGCTTACGGTTCGTACGGAAGTTCTATGGATGCTACATTCAGCAGCACAAGACTGAGTCTTCTGGATAGAGGTTTTGCCTATGCTATTGCTCACATCCGTGGCGGTCAGGAAATGGGAAGACAATGGTATGAAGACGGGAAAATGATGAAAAAGAAAAACACATTTACCGATTTCATTGATGCCGGAGAATATCTTGTGAAAGAAAAATATACATCACCTAAACATTTATATGCTCAGGGCGGAAGTGCCGGAGGACTTTTAATGGGGGCTATCGCGAATATGAGCCCTAGCCTTTGGAATGGTGTTATTTCTCAGGTTCCTTTTGTAGACGTTGTCAATACCATGCTTGACACCAGCATTCCTTTGACAACCAACGAATATGATGAATGGGGTAATCCTAACAATAAGGAGGCTTATTTCTATATGAAATCTTATTCTCCTTACGAAAATATTGAAAAGAAAAACTATCCGAATCTATTGGTAACAACAGGACTGCATGATTCTCAGGTTCAGTATTTTGAACCTGCTAAATGGGTAGCCAAACTGAGAGATATGAAAACGGATAAAAACGTATTATTATTAAAAACAGACATGGACTATGGCCATGGTGGAGCTTCCGGAAGGTTTGATTATCTGAAGGATCTGGCTTTGGTGTATGCTTTCATGTTTAAATTGGAAGGGATCAATAAATAA
- a CDS encoding GxxExxY protein — MTENEISYIVRKSVFKVYNQLGPGLLESVYQKILIYELEENGLSVKSEVLLPVYYDNKKFDINFKIDILVEDKVILELKSVKELDNVYYKQLYTYLRLSDKKLGLLINFNTTNILDNIKRVVNNL; from the coding sequence ATGACAGAAAATGAAATTTCATATATTGTACGAAAGTCTGTTTTCAAGGTTTATAATCAGCTAGGTCCTGGTTTACTGGAATCTGTGTATCAAAAAATTCTCATCTACGAATTAGAAGAAAATGGATTGAGCGTTAAATCTGAAGTTTTACTTCCTGTTTATTATGACAATAAAAAATTTGATATCAATTTTAAAATTGACATTTTAGTGGAAGATAAAGTTATTTTAGAATTAAAATCTGTAAAAGAGCTTGATAATGTTTATTATAAACAATTATATACTTATTTGAGATTGTCTGACAAGAAACTGGGACTATTAATTAACTTTAATACAACCAATATTTTAGATAATATAAAAAGAGTGGTCAATAATCTGTAA